The following coding sequences lie in one Symbiobacterium terraclitae genomic window:
- a CDS encoding efflux RND transporter periplasmic adaptor subunit: MRRFFPAALLPLFALLLSACGLASGQMDEPAVEAVAVAVTEARGGTLTATSHASGQLKPILSITVTAKVPGRVVAVHRQMGDAVQEGDLLVELDDKDLANQLAAAQAQYTQAEAQRSEAARQASRLEALLAQGAVSHQQAEQIRTQLTLATAAVEAARAQLELAKSSYEGARITAPADGVLAARYVEPGALIGAGTPVFQLVDLSTVVVDTGVAEAAINSVRPGVAVPVTVPALGETFTGEVESVSPQMDAQTRSYKVRVLLPNPDGALKGGMFAEVEFPLEEREGVLIPVNALLEGSGEPYVYVVEDGVARRVTVSVAVRSDQQVLVEGIAEGDQVVVAGQNRLYDGAPVRVGGGPDR, encoded by the coding sequence ATGAGGCGTTTCTTCCCCGCGGCCCTGCTGCCGCTGTTTGCCCTGCTCCTCTCCGCGTGCGGCCTGGCCTCGGGACAGATGGATGAGCCGGCCGTCGAGGCCGTGGCGGTGGCCGTCACCGAGGCCCGCGGCGGCACGCTCACCGCCACCAGCCACGCCTCGGGCCAGCTGAAGCCGATCCTCTCCATCACCGTCACCGCCAAGGTCCCCGGCCGCGTGGTTGCCGTCCACCGCCAGATGGGCGACGCCGTGCAGGAGGGCGACCTGCTGGTGGAGTTGGACGACAAGGACCTGGCCAACCAGCTGGCGGCCGCGCAGGCGCAGTACACCCAGGCCGAGGCGCAGCGGAGCGAGGCCGCGCGCCAGGCCTCCCGGCTGGAGGCGCTGCTCGCCCAGGGCGCTGTTTCCCACCAGCAGGCGGAGCAGATCCGCACCCAGCTCACCCTGGCGACCGCGGCCGTGGAAGCGGCCCGCGCCCAGCTGGAGCTGGCCAAGTCCAGCTACGAGGGCGCCCGCATCACCGCGCCGGCTGACGGGGTCCTGGCCGCCCGGTACGTGGAGCCGGGCGCGCTGATCGGCGCCGGTACCCCGGTGTTCCAGCTGGTCGACCTCTCCACCGTCGTGGTGGACACCGGCGTCGCCGAGGCGGCGATCAACTCCGTGCGGCCGGGGGTTGCGGTGCCGGTCACCGTCCCGGCGCTGGGCGAGACCTTCACGGGCGAGGTCGAGTCCGTCAGCCCGCAGATGGACGCCCAGACCCGCTCCTACAAGGTGCGGGTGCTCCTGCCCAACCCGGACGGCGCCCTGAAGGGCGGCATGTTTGCCGAGGTCGAGTTTCCACTGGAGGAGCGCGAGGGCGTCCTGATCCCGGTGAACGCCCTCCTGGAAGGCTCCGGCGAACCCTACGTCTACGTGGTCGAGGACGGCGTCGCCCGCCGGGTGACCGTCTCCGTGGCCGTGCGGTCCGATCAGCAGGTGCTGGTCGAGGGCATCGCCGAGGGTGACCAGGTGGTGGTGGCCGGGCAGAACCGGCTCTACGACGGCGCCCCCGTGCGGGTGGGAGGGGGGCCTGACCGGTGA
- a CDS encoding carboxypeptidase-like regulatory domain-containing protein → MRKLIALLLGLLFLVSSVPAAAAADLSFLQPAAAAPLRITLISTNGTPLPDAEIQVLTPGLPGITAARTDQRGQATIALPPGHTFWIRAWADGHALTERAYVPASDGPALTLTAEPYTAVITGVVRDERGLPVPQATIQLFRAGYGLEATARTNDLGVYSLSTARAGGEYTLQAHADRHRPVSQEMGGLDPRRRNQVDLTLPSALARITGEVVSGVNGAPVSDATVELLLADWGPVASVRTDRSGYFSLSAPPAEGGVYQLRLSRYDHETITTGTFTLEDGGWIDFSGADRLVLNRLYAVVAGRVFDGNAEPLKKVEVHLQRAGLGTVQVARTDEEGRFSFSEVTGGTYRVRAFPGGTLVRADSGWLEVAGGQTVSANIVASSPDTYGHGLAILSGTVKNHLDEPVAGAVVRVNRGSQNWTARTDEEGRYDLSLQANIPDDPTGSRSTGYHVSVQVDGYLYTDQPVTDGENPPSLVDVRRGSNNTADFVLQPERATIAGRVVDDRGEPLAGVKVGLREEGRSKIAETETDAAGRYQFANLPVARQSRYLPVILDPGYVGGSVAPDGTQREPQVLTPAGPNHLVLVARPAETRFLGLVQAGDDRPAEGAEVTVLRSSDGSAFTGAVGADGSYDVRVPAMPGEAYLVRVAGENAALNAAAEVVRPGTGFGVQANLTTHVHASIVGRVVGPDGSPLSGIRVVLYTEGQSAADRVAFTDNEGIYRFNHLVPGRRYAPVAVDSSGVRSATAPGEVVITPLVGLPSGETVWADIRLDVPAAP, encoded by the coding sequence ATGCGTAAGCTTATTGCCCTGTTGTTAGGCCTGCTATTCCTGGTGAGCAGTGTTCCGGCTGCGGCCGCGGCCGACCTCTCCTTCCTGCAGCCCGCGGCCGCGGCGCCCCTGCGCATCACCCTGATCAGCACCAACGGCACCCCGCTGCCGGATGCGGAGATACAGGTACTTACGCCCGGCCTGCCCGGCATCACCGCGGCCCGCACGGACCAGCGGGGCCAGGCCACCATCGCGCTCCCCCCCGGCCACACCTTCTGGATCCGGGCCTGGGCCGACGGCCATGCGCTGACGGAGCGGGCGTACGTGCCCGCCAGCGACGGCCCCGCCCTCACCCTCACCGCCGAGCCCTATACCGCCGTGATCACCGGCGTGGTGCGCGACGAGCGCGGGCTCCCGGTTCCGCAGGCGACCATCCAGCTGTTCCGGGCCGGGTACGGCCTGGAGGCGACGGCCCGCACCAACGACCTGGGCGTCTACAGCCTCTCGACCGCCCGGGCTGGGGGCGAGTACACCCTCCAGGCCCATGCGGACCGCCATCGCCCCGTCTCCCAGGAGATGGGCGGCCTTGACCCGCGGCGCCGGAACCAGGTGGACCTCACCCTGCCGTCCGCGCTCGCCCGCATCACCGGCGAGGTGGTCTCCGGGGTGAACGGCGCGCCCGTCTCGGACGCGACCGTCGAACTGCTGCTGGCGGATTGGGGGCCGGTGGCCTCGGTGCGCACCGACCGCTCCGGCTACTTCAGCCTTTCGGCGCCGCCCGCCGAGGGCGGGGTCTACCAGCTTCGCCTTTCCCGGTACGACCACGAGACCATCACGACCGGTACCTTCACCCTTGAGGACGGCGGCTGGATCGACTTCAGCGGCGCGGACCGGCTCGTGCTGAACAGGCTCTACGCCGTGGTCGCCGGCCGGGTCTTCGACGGCAATGCCGAGCCCCTGAAGAAGGTCGAAGTGCACCTGCAGCGCGCCGGCCTCGGCACCGTGCAGGTCGCCCGCACCGACGAGGAGGGCCGGTTCTCCTTCAGCGAGGTGACCGGGGGCACCTACCGCGTCCGCGCCTTCCCCGGCGGGACGCTGGTGCGGGCCGACTCCGGCTGGCTGGAGGTGGCGGGCGGCCAGACGGTCTCGGCCAACATCGTCGCCAGCTCCCCGGACACCTACGGCCACGGGCTGGCCATCCTCTCGGGCACCGTGAAGAACCACCTGGATGAGCCGGTGGCCGGCGCCGTGGTACGCGTGAACCGGGGCTCCCAGAACTGGACCGCCCGCACCGACGAGGAGGGGCGGTACGACCTCAGCCTCCAGGCCAACATCCCGGACGACCCGACAGGGAGCCGCAGCACCGGTTACCACGTGAGCGTGCAGGTGGACGGCTACCTGTACACCGACCAGCCCGTCACTGACGGCGAGAACCCGCCCAGCCTGGTGGACGTGCGGCGGGGCAGCAACAACACGGCCGACTTCGTGCTCCAGCCCGAGCGTGCCACGATCGCGGGCCGCGTGGTGGACGACCGGGGCGAGCCCCTGGCCGGCGTCAAGGTCGGGCTGCGGGAGGAAGGGCGGAGCAAGATCGCCGAGACCGAGACGGACGCGGCCGGCCGCTACCAGTTCGCCAACCTGCCCGTTGCGCGCCAGAGCCGCTACCTGCCCGTCATCCTCGACCCGGGCTACGTGGGCGGTTCCGTGGCGCCTGACGGCACGCAGCGGGAGCCCCAGGTCCTCACGCCCGCCGGCCCCAACCACCTGGTCCTGGTGGCCCGGCCCGCCGAGACCCGCTTCCTCGGGCTCGTGCAGGCAGGCGATGACCGTCCGGCGGAGGGCGCCGAGGTGACGGTCCTCCGCTCCAGCGACGGCTCCGCCTTCACCGGCGCGGTCGGCGCGGACGGCAGCTACGACGTCCGCGTGCCCGCCATGCCGGGTGAGGCATACCTGGTGCGGGTCGCCGGCGAGAACGCCGCGCTGAACGCCGCGGCCGAGGTGGTCCGTCCGGGCACCGGCTTCGGCGTGCAGGCCAACCTGACCACGCACGTCCACGCGTCGATCGTCGGCCGCGTCGTGGGTCCTGACGGCAGTCCCCTGAGCGGCATCCGGGTGGTGCTGTACACCGAGGGCCAGAGCGCGGCGGACCGGGTCGCGTTCACCGACAACGAGGGCATCTACCGCTTCAACCACCTGGTGCCTGGCCGCCGGTACGCCCCGGTGGCGGTGGATTCGTCCGGCGTGCGCAGCGCGACCGCACCGGGCGAGGTCGTGATCACCCCGCTGGTCGGCCTGCCGTCTGGCGAGACCGTCTGGGCCGACATCCGGCTGGACGTTCCGGCCGCACCCTAG